A part of Geothrix oryzae genomic DNA contains:
- the rnhA gene encoding ribonuclease HI yields the protein MKIELYCDGACLGNPGPGGWGYLLRVHLATGIQEKEGSGPEADTTNNRMELMAAIRGLEALTKPCQVLLQSDSQYVVKGITSWLKDWKRRGWKKADGKPVLNADLWQALDAQLARHHVEARWVKGHAGHAENERVDRLANEAAQSLT from the coding sequence ATGAAGATCGAGCTCTACTGCGATGGCGCGTGTCTTGGGAACCCCGGTCCGGGTGGCTGGGGGTACCTGCTGAGGGTCCACCTCGCCACGGGCATCCAGGAGAAGGAAGGGTCCGGCCCCGAGGCCGACACCACCAACAACCGCATGGAGCTGATGGCCGCCATCCGCGGCCTGGAAGCCCTCACCAAGCCCTGCCAGGTGCTGCTCCAGAGCGACAGCCAGTATGTGGTGAAGGGCATCACCTCGTGGCTGAAGGACTGGAAACGGCGCGGCTGGAAGAAGGCCGACGGCAAGCCGGTCCTGAACGCGGACCTCTGGCAGGCGCTGGACGCCCAGCTGGCCCGGCACCATGTGGAGGCCCGCTGGGTGAAGGGCCACGCGGGCCACGCAGAGAACGAGCGGGTGGACCGCCTGGCCAACGAGGCGGCGCAGTCCCTGACATGA
- the lat gene encoding L-lysine 6-transaminase: MSMPHLDPNAVFDTLGRHMLVDGFHLVMDLEKSHGSWIVDARDGRKYLDFYTFFATTPLGHNHPRLREAAFVQRLGEIAVNKPANSDIYTTAFAEWVEAFGTHAAPDYLPHLFWIDGGSLAVENALKAAFDWKVRKNLAAGKGEKGSQVIHFREAFHGRSGYTLSLTNTADPRKYQYFPKFPWPRVPNPKLTFPMDLAKIEAAEAEAVAAIEAAVAQNPDDIACLIIEPIQGEGGDNHFRGEFLAKLRVLADRHEFLLIFDEVQTGFGATGQWWAHQWFGVQPDIIAFGKKAQTCGIAAGRRLDEVDSVFKVPSRINSTWGGNLVDMVRGTRIIEVIREENLLEHGVKQGERLLKGLQEIHRDFPEFTANPRGRGLFCAMDIASPELRNAVVAKGHELGMMILSTGVKGLRFRPAMNLTTPDLDLGVELLRKAVAQVAAASPTLVG; the protein is encoded by the coding sequence ATGTCCATGCCCCACCTTGATCCGAATGCTGTCTTCGACACCCTGGGCCGCCACATGCTGGTGGACGGGTTCCACCTGGTGATGGACCTGGAGAAGTCCCATGGTTCCTGGATCGTGGACGCTCGGGACGGCCGGAAGTACCTGGATTTCTACACCTTCTTCGCCACCACCCCCCTGGGCCACAACCACCCCCGCCTGCGGGAGGCGGCCTTCGTCCAGCGTCTGGGCGAAATCGCCGTCAACAAGCCCGCCAACTCGGACATCTACACCACGGCCTTCGCGGAGTGGGTGGAGGCCTTCGGCACCCACGCGGCGCCGGACTACCTGCCCCACCTGTTCTGGATCGACGGCGGCTCCCTGGCGGTGGAGAACGCCCTGAAGGCGGCCTTCGACTGGAAGGTGCGCAAGAACCTGGCGGCGGGCAAGGGCGAGAAGGGCTCGCAGGTCATCCATTTCCGTGAGGCCTTCCACGGCCGCAGCGGCTACACCCTCAGCCTCACGAACACCGCCGATCCCCGCAAATACCAGTACTTCCCCAAGTTCCCCTGGCCCCGCGTGCCGAACCCCAAGCTGACCTTCCCCATGGACCTCGCCAAGATCGAGGCTGCGGAAGCCGAAGCCGTGGCTGCCATCGAAGCGGCCGTGGCCCAGAACCCCGACGACATCGCCTGCCTGATCATCGAGCCCATCCAGGGCGAGGGCGGCGACAACCACTTCCGGGGTGAATTCCTGGCGAAGCTGAGGGTCCTGGCGGACCGTCATGAATTCCTGCTTATCTTCGACGAAGTGCAAACGGGCTTCGGCGCCACGGGCCAGTGGTGGGCCCACCAGTGGTTCGGCGTGCAGCCCGACATCATCGCCTTCGGCAAGAAGGCCCAGACCTGCGGCATCGCCGCCGGCCGGCGCTTGGACGAAGTGGACAGCGTGTTCAAGGTGCCCAGCCGCATCAACAGCACCTGGGGTGGCAACCTGGTGGACATGGTGCGCGGCACGCGCATCATCGAGGTCATCCGCGAGGAGAACCTCCTTGAGCACGGCGTGAAGCAGGGCGAGCGCCTGCTCAAGGGCCTGCAGGAGATCCACCGCGACTTCCCCGAGTTCACCGCGAACCCCCGCGGCCGCGGCCTCTTCTGCGCCATGGACATCGCCAGCCCCGAGCTGCGCAATGCCGTGGTGGCCAAGGGCCACGAGCTGGGCATGATGATCCTCTCCACCGGCGTGAAGGGCCTGCGCTTCCGCCCCGCCATGAACCTCACGACCCCGGATCTGGATCTGGGCGTGGAGCTGCTCCGCAAGGCCGTGGCACAAGTGGCGGCCGCTTCCCCTACTCTGGTGGGATGA
- a CDS encoding molybdenum cofactor biosynthesis protein MoaE, with amino-acid sequence MIPWIAVQEAPLDAMALRSVMEDPHAGALVLFEGRARDHHEGRPVLELAYEAYVPMAEKELGLLREKAIERYGLTRCAIHHRIGVVPLTEAAVLVVTSSAHRAESFQAAAWIMDEIKQRVPIWKRERYKDGSESWVECTHRFQMEP; translated from the coding sequence ATGATTCCCTGGATAGCGGTTCAGGAAGCGCCTCTGGACGCGATGGCTTTACGAAGTGTCATGGAAGACCCCCATGCCGGCGCCCTCGTGCTCTTCGAAGGGCGGGCCCGAGACCACCACGAGGGCCGCCCCGTGCTGGAGCTGGCCTACGAGGCCTATGTGCCCATGGCGGAGAAGGAACTGGGCCTCCTGCGCGAAAAGGCCATCGAGCGTTACGGGCTCACCCGCTGCGCCATCCACCACCGCATCGGCGTGGTGCCCCTCACCGAGGCCGCCGTCCTCGTCGTCACCAGCAGCGCCCACCGCGCCGAGAGCTTCCAGGCCGCCGCCTGGATCATGGACGAGATCAAGCAGCGCGTGCCCATCTGGAAGCGGGAACGCTACAAGGACGGCTCCGAGAGCTGGGTGGAGTGCACGCACCGGTTCCAGATGGAGCCTTGA
- a CDS encoding OmpP1/FadL family transporter, with the protein MVCPLRPSRTLLAFLITGSTAGTLLGSGFQLREQSPSAQGNAYAGISAGGTDIGSMFFNVATLTRFEGNQAVLGFSSIAPSARLEGGSASRATLLGGSPVSGTAGGDAGRQAVLPVAYALWSASPDLKLGLSLNSPFGLGSEYEANWIGRYHAIKSQITVVEVAPSLAWRVDSRWSLGAAVVARYVDAELTNAVDFGAVGAALRIPGFIPGTQDGTVKVTGKQWKYGYKLGVLFEPTRNLRLGAAYHSRIDFALKGDVHYEGVPAALKAAFQDGGATPRANQPATASLGAAWEVAPGLSLQAEAARTFWSCFQDIRIGFASGQSTSVTEEQWKDTWFTSLGTTWKPNETWTFRAGVAKDQAATSDAYRTPRIPDADRTWLSAGAGYAFSRAFALDLGYSYIFVKDSTLNLKAGSPGNPDFFRGNLSGTYRNHIQVLALQARYSF; encoded by the coding sequence ATGGTTTGCCCCCTTCGCCCTTCCCGCACCCTGCTCGCTTTCCTGATCACCGGCTCCACGGCCGGAACGCTTCTGGGGTCGGGCTTCCAGCTGCGGGAGCAGAGCCCCAGCGCCCAGGGCAACGCCTACGCCGGCATCAGCGCCGGGGGTACCGACATCGGCAGCATGTTCTTCAATGTGGCCACCCTCACGCGCTTCGAGGGGAACCAGGCCGTGCTGGGCTTCAGCAGCATCGCCCCGTCGGCCCGCCTGGAAGGCGGTTCCGCCTCCCGGGCCACGCTTCTGGGCGGCAGCCCGGTCAGCGGCACCGCGGGTGGCGATGCGGGCCGCCAGGCGGTCCTCCCCGTGGCCTACGCCCTCTGGAGCGCGAGCCCGGACCTGAAGCTGGGCCTTTCCCTGAACAGCCCCTTCGGTCTCGGCAGCGAGTACGAGGCCAACTGGATCGGCCGGTACCACGCGATCAAATCCCAGATCACAGTGGTGGAGGTTGCCCCCAGCCTGGCCTGGCGCGTGGATTCCCGCTGGTCCCTGGGCGCCGCCGTGGTGGCCCGGTATGTGGACGCCGAACTGACCAACGCCGTGGACTTCGGCGCGGTGGGCGCGGCCCTTCGCATTCCCGGCTTCATTCCGGGAACCCAGGACGGCACCGTGAAGGTGACGGGGAAACAGTGGAAATACGGCTACAAGCTGGGGGTCCTCTTTGAACCCACCCGGAACCTGCGCCTCGGCGCCGCCTACCACTCCCGCATCGACTTCGCCCTGAAAGGGGATGTGCACTACGAGGGGGTGCCCGCAGCGTTGAAGGCGGCCTTCCAGGACGGAGGAGCCACCCCCCGGGCCAACCAGCCGGCCACCGCCTCCCTGGGCGCGGCCTGGGAGGTCGCCCCGGGCCTGAGCCTCCAGGCGGAGGCTGCCCGGACCTTCTGGAGCTGCTTCCAGGACATCCGCATCGGGTTCGCCTCGGGCCAGAGTACCTCCGTCACCGAGGAGCAGTGGAAGGACACCTGGTTCACCTCGCTGGGCACCACCTGGAAGCCGAACGAGACCTGGACCTTCCGGGCCGGCGTGGCCAAGGACCAGGCGGCGACCTCGGACGCCTACCGCACCCCCCGCATTCCCGACGCGGACCGCACCTGGCTCAGTGCCGGCGCCGGCTACGCCTTCAGCAGGGCCTTCGCCCTGGACCTGGGCTACAGCTACATCTTCGTGAAGGATTCCACCCTGAACCTCAAGGCCGGCAGCCCCGGCAACCCGGACTTCTTCCGCGGCAACCTCTCCGGCACCTACCGCAATCACATCCAGGTCCTGGCCCTGCAGGCCCGCTACAGCTTCTGA
- a CDS encoding Y-family DNA polymerase, producing MWVPELPFQLACGRDGSLRDRPLAFLNPESPRSPTLWFVNRRGRAEGLAPGMPMDQALRAASGLRVLDPAPQVWWEAQGSLSDFLQHWTPQGQMGRLGEALVELQGTQRIFGPLADTAARMCRELTDRHGWASHGGLSLSATAAQIAAHAEHHLERVVEGAEASFLAPQPLRRLPDLAPRIRDRFHRLGLRQFADLQPVPLAVLAELTNATVAPDLQARVRGEDRPRLPLLTERPGHARHGWRLQPPRLPEEVALAARCLDWLWSDARHPRRLTLRWWDVDGEPHAWHAAPEDLTTPPLVLARRLQQAFLALATRRLLVREVELRLAWGLGRERALFEDSRNEKLERLEPVLARLRRRFPGRAILPGWMGQGA from the coding sequence ATGTGGGTTCCCGAACTGCCGTTCCAGCTGGCCTGCGGGCGGGATGGGAGCCTGCGGGACCGGCCCCTGGCCTTCCTGAATCCCGAAAGCCCCCGTTCGCCCACCCTCTGGTTCGTGAACCGCCGGGGCCGGGCGGAGGGGCTGGCCCCGGGCATGCCCATGGACCAGGCCCTGCGGGCCGCCAGCGGCCTGCGGGTGCTGGATCCGGCCCCTCAGGTGTGGTGGGAGGCCCAGGGCAGCCTCAGCGACTTCCTGCAGCACTGGACGCCCCAGGGCCAGATGGGTCGCCTGGGCGAAGCCCTGGTGGAACTCCAGGGCACCCAGCGGATCTTCGGCCCCCTGGCGGATACCGCCGCGCGCATGTGCCGCGAACTGACCGACCGGCACGGCTGGGCCAGCCACGGAGGGCTCTCCCTCAGCGCCACCGCCGCCCAGATCGCCGCCCATGCCGAGCACCACCTGGAGCGGGTGGTGGAGGGGGCCGAGGCCTCCTTCCTGGCGCCCCAGCCCCTCCGCCGCCTGCCGGACCTGGCGCCCCGCATCCGGGACCGCTTCCACCGCCTGGGCCTGCGCCAGTTCGCCGACCTCCAGCCCGTGCCCCTGGCGGTGCTGGCAGAGCTGACGAACGCCACGGTGGCGCCAGACCTGCAGGCCCGCGTCCGCGGCGAGGACCGGCCCCGGCTGCCCCTGCTCACGGAGCGCCCCGGCCACGCCCGCCACGGCTGGCGCCTCCAGCCCCCCCGCCTGCCCGAGGAGGTGGCCCTGGCCGCCCGCTGCCTGGACTGGCTCTGGTCCGATGCCCGCCACCCGCGCCGCCTGACCCTGCGCTGGTGGGATGTGGATGGCGAGCCCCACGCCTGGCATGCCGCCCCCGAGGACCTGACGACACCGCCCCTGGTGCTGGCCCGCCGCCTCCAGCAGGCCTTCCTGGCCCTGGCCACCCGCCGCCTCCTCGTGCGCGAGGTGGAGCTGCGCCTGGCCTGGGGCCTGGGCCGTGAACGGGCCCTCTTCGAGGATTCCCGGAACGAGAAGCTCGAGCGCCTTGAGCCCGTCTTGGCCCGCCTCCGCCGCCGCTTCCCTGGCCGCGCCATCCTGCCGGGGTGGATGGGACAGGGCGCCTGA
- a CDS encoding helix-hairpin-helix domain-containing protein, protein MFALGISDFSVGEGVYPAKQLLSLARRLGYRDLVCWDQGVAGYPKLRAELAWIHEARKLEGLPPDPRWTDFRIHLGSRFTWRGHSYGALPFRDAGYAALNRLLSAQAHDAAPVAEIPGLGTPEPPQGCVLLADDLAGLDALLREGFTGALLAHPRRAQEARKALAAGLEVVAPQVLRFRTEEGLEMHRLKRAIDLQATLIRTEALWDPAEAAVPRADWEARFPFGEPAVERATAAVLERISGWNIHWGKWVLADPLGRAGADLDALLREKVRAGVAARFKNPGGEVLARMERELDLVSELKFARYFLLVEDIVRAAQGATPRICGRGSGAASLVSYALGLSNVDPVATNLMFERFLTRERKDPPDMDIDFAWDEREEVIQAVFERYGRHRVAMVANHAFFKAKGALRAVAQAHGRPDSELKQLARYVRGWEGGLVRASENPAWDAILRQAAALQGHFHQFSVHPGGTVVTPGPFWEHAAFQPAPAKDKVSTTTWDKDGVENYGLVKIDLLGNRSLAVIRDAYEVLGDRVPADPGTHSREDPATQALLARGDSIGVFYVESPATRQLQQRVRKGDFETLVIHSSLIRPAAYRWVDRYVKRSRKEEVWEPSDPVFNELLSESFGVLVYQEDVIKVCVALAGWSHHEADQLRKLLGRPDCEEKLPYYEARFRGGCAARGVRPSTADEAWDMIRTFQGYSFCKPHSASYAQVSFESAWIKAHHPAAFFASVVTNQGGYYPAIAYLGDARRHRLVVRGPDANLSAWPFTAEGEQALRVGLMQVHGALKPEVLELLEERGRHGPFETLDDLLARVKLSVTTAEALCAAGAFDRWAPDGDRTRLMWARLGGVPPGVRPCPTDPFDRADLELQTMGLSLEVHPAALSRVRKGGGPDRVADASQGKPGRCLRFWALVVADKEVGTERGDRMQFVTFEDDTGLCEAVAFPDVLRRRQRPFRVGEVVSVRGKTTLQDGLAVFEVG, encoded by the coding sequence ATGTTCGCCCTCGGCATTTCCGATTTCTCTGTGGGTGAAGGCGTCTACCCCGCGAAGCAGCTGCTGTCGCTGGCGCGCCGGCTGGGCTACCGCGACCTGGTCTGCTGGGACCAGGGTGTGGCGGGCTATCCGAAGCTGCGGGCGGAACTGGCGTGGATCCACGAGGCCCGGAAGCTGGAGGGCCTGCCCCCGGATCCCCGGTGGACGGACTTCCGCATCCACCTGGGCAGCCGCTTCACCTGGCGGGGCCACAGCTACGGCGCGCTCCCCTTCCGTGATGCGGGTTACGCCGCCCTGAACCGCCTGCTCTCGGCCCAGGCCCACGACGCGGCGCCCGTCGCGGAGATTCCGGGACTGGGCACCCCTGAACCACCGCAGGGCTGCGTACTGCTGGCCGACGACCTCGCGGGCCTGGACGCGCTCCTGCGCGAGGGGTTCACCGGGGCCCTGCTGGCCCACCCCCGCCGGGCGCAGGAGGCACGGAAGGCCCTGGCCGCGGGCCTGGAGGTGGTGGCGCCTCAGGTGCTGCGCTTCCGCACGGAAGAGGGGCTGGAGATGCACCGGCTGAAGCGGGCCATCGACCTGCAGGCGACGCTCATCCGCACGGAGGCCCTGTGGGATCCCGCCGAGGCGGCCGTGCCCCGGGCCGACTGGGAGGCCCGCTTCCCCTTCGGTGAGCCCGCCGTGGAACGGGCCACCGCGGCCGTCCTGGAGCGCATCTCCGGCTGGAACATCCACTGGGGGAAGTGGGTGCTGGCCGATCCTCTGGGTCGCGCCGGCGCGGACCTGGATGCCCTCCTGCGCGAGAAGGTGCGGGCGGGCGTGGCGGCGCGGTTCAAGAACCCAGGCGGCGAGGTGCTGGCCCGCATGGAACGGGAGCTGGACCTCGTCTCCGAGCTGAAGTTCGCCCGCTACTTCCTGCTGGTGGAGGACATCGTGCGGGCCGCCCAGGGCGCGACGCCCCGCATCTGCGGCCGGGGCAGCGGCGCCGCCTCCCTGGTGAGCTACGCCCTGGGCCTCAGCAATGTGGATCCCGTGGCCACGAACCTGATGTTCGAGCGCTTCCTGACCAGGGAGCGCAAGGATCCGCCGGACATGGACATCGACTTCGCCTGGGACGAGCGGGAGGAGGTCATCCAGGCCGTGTTCGAGCGCTATGGCCGCCACCGCGTGGCCATGGTGGCCAACCACGCGTTCTTCAAGGCCAAGGGCGCCCTGCGGGCCGTGGCCCAGGCCCATGGGCGGCCCGACAGCGAGCTGAAGCAGCTGGCCCGCTATGTCCGCGGCTGGGAAGGGGGCCTGGTCCGCGCCTCGGAGAACCCCGCCTGGGACGCGATTCTCCGGCAGGCCGCGGCACTGCAGGGCCACTTCCACCAGTTCTCCGTGCATCCCGGCGGCACCGTCGTCACGCCCGGTCCCTTCTGGGAGCACGCCGCTTTCCAGCCCGCGCCGGCCAAGGACAAGGTGTCCACCACCACCTGGGACAAGGATGGCGTGGAGAACTACGGCCTGGTGAAGATCGACCTCCTGGGCAACCGCAGCCTCGCCGTCATCCGCGATGCCTACGAGGTGCTGGGCGACCGCGTACCCGCCGATCCCGGCACCCATTCCCGCGAGGATCCCGCCACCCAGGCCCTGCTGGCCCGGGGCGACAGCATCGGCGTGTTCTATGTCGAAAGCCCCGCCACGCGCCAGCTCCAGCAGCGGGTGCGTAAGGGAGACTTCGAGACGCTGGTGATCCACAGCAGCCTCATCCGTCCCGCCGCCTACCGCTGGGTGGACCGCTATGTGAAGCGCAGCCGCAAAGAGGAAGTGTGGGAGCCCAGTGATCCCGTGTTCAACGAGCTGCTGTCCGAGAGCTTCGGCGTGCTGGTCTATCAGGAGGATGTCATCAAGGTCTGCGTGGCGCTGGCGGGCTGGAGCCACCATGAGGCCGACCAGCTCCGCAAGCTCCTGGGCAGGCCCGACTGCGAGGAGAAGCTGCCCTACTACGAGGCCCGGTTCCGCGGCGGCTGTGCCGCGCGCGGCGTGCGGCCTTCAACGGCGGACGAGGCCTGGGACATGATCCGCACCTTCCAGGGCTACTCCTTCTGCAAGCCCCACTCCGCCAGCTACGCCCAGGTGAGCTTCGAGAGCGCCTGGATCAAGGCCCACCATCCGGCCGCGTTCTTCGCCTCCGTCGTCACCAACCAGGGCGGCTACTACCCGGCCATCGCCTACCTGGGCGATGCCCGGCGCCACCGGCTGGTGGTGCGGGGGCCCGATGCGAACCTGTCGGCCTGGCCCTTCACCGCCGAGGGCGAGCAGGCCCTGCGCGTGGGGCTCATGCAGGTGCACGGTGCCCTGAAGCCCGAAGTGCTGGAGCTGCTGGAGGAGCGCGGACGGCACGGCCCCTTCGAGACCCTGGATGACCTGCTGGCCCGCGTGAAGCTCTCCGTCACCACCGCCGAGGCCCTCTGTGCCGCCGGGGCCTTCGACCGCTGGGCGCCGGATGGTGACCGCACGCGCCTCATGTGGGCGCGACTCGGCGGCGTGCCTCCCGGCGTGCGTCCCTGCCCCACGGATCCCTTCGATCGCGCCGACCTGGAGCTTCAGACCATGGGCCTCTCGCTGGAGGTCCACCCCGCCGCCCTCTCCCGGGTGCGCAAGGGCGGCGGGCCCGACCGCGTGGCGGATGCCAGCCAGGGCAAGCCCGGCCGCTGCCTGCGCTTTTGGGCCCTGGTGGTGGCGGACAAGGAGGTGGGCACGGAGCGGGGCGACCGCATGCAGTTCGTCACCTTCGAGGACGACACCGGCCTCTGCGAAGCCGTGGCCTTCCCCGATGTCCTCAGGCGCCGCCAGCGGCCCTTCCGGGTGGGGGAGGTCGTGTCCGTCCGCGGGAAGACGACCCTGCAGGATGGGCTGGCGGTGTTCGAGGTGGGGTGA
- a CDS encoding DUF2911 domain-containing protein, with amino-acid sequence MRRIAFALLGVAPALIAQAPPLTLPQASPQALVRQTVGLTELEVSYHRPAVAGRKVWGGLVPFGQVWRAGANENTVVAFSTPVRVGGTVLPAGRYGLHMVPTATTWTVIFSSQSHGWGSYGYTPKEDLVRMTVTPVAAEPMERLAFTFDDPTEAGVTLSLRWEKLRVPIPLAVDTKQAVVQSLRDQLRGLHQFFPESWSAAAGWCVRIEVNLDEAMTWADRSLALKETFAGARVKAALLEKKGDARGAEALRAKALAKATEPEVNQLGYALLGQNKVDEALALFQRNVQDHPDSWNVYDSLAEAYALKGDKAQAIANYRRALDKVKQEDQRLRIQGELDKLK; translated from the coding sequence ATGCGCCGCATCGCCTTTGCCCTTCTGGGGGTCGCACCCGCGCTCATCGCCCAGGCGCCGCCCCTCACGCTTCCCCAGGCCAGCCCCCAGGCCCTGGTCCGCCAGACGGTCGGGCTGACGGAACTCGAGGTGTCGTACCATCGCCCCGCGGTGGCGGGCCGCAAGGTCTGGGGCGGGCTGGTGCCCTTCGGTCAGGTCTGGCGGGCCGGGGCCAACGAGAACACGGTCGTGGCCTTCTCCACGCCCGTCCGGGTGGGCGGCACGGTGCTGCCCGCAGGCCGCTACGGTCTCCACATGGTGCCCACGGCCACGACCTGGACGGTGATCTTCAGCAGTCAGTCCCACGGCTGGGGCAGCTACGGCTACACCCCCAAGGAGGACCTGGTCCGCATGACGGTGACCCCCGTGGCGGCCGAGCCCATGGAGCGCCTGGCCTTCACCTTCGACGACCCCACCGAGGCGGGCGTCACCCTGTCGCTGCGCTGGGAGAAGCTGCGGGTGCCCATCCCGCTGGCGGTGGACACGAAGCAGGCCGTGGTCCAGAGCCTGCGGGACCAGTTGCGGGGCCTCCACCAGTTCTTCCCCGAAAGCTGGAGCGCCGCCGCGGGCTGGTGCGTCCGCATCGAGGTGAACCTGGATGAGGCCATGACCTGGGCGGACCGCTCCCTGGCGTTGAAGGAGACCTTTGCGGGGGCGCGCGTCAAGGCGGCGCTGCTCGAGAAGAAGGGGGACGCCCGGGGCGCCGAGGCCCTGCGGGCGAAGGCCCTGGCGAAGGCCACGGAGCCGGAGGTCAACCAGCTGGGCTACGCGCTGCTGGGCCAGAACAAGGTGGATGAGGCCCTGGCCCTCTTCCAGCGGAATGTCCAGGATCACCCGGACTCCTGGAATGTCTACGACAGCCTGGCCGAGGCCTATGCCCTCAAGGGCGACAAGGCCCAGGCCATCGCCAACTACCGCCGGGCCCTCGACAAGGTGAAGCAGGAGGACCAGCGCCTTCGCATCCAGGGCGAACTCGACAAGCTCAAGTAG
- a CDS encoding alpha/beta fold hydrolase, which yields MLPPMPRAILVLLLLLAAPAFAQDAAPEPLGVALENHPYPHPVRFFPVTVEGQDLRMAYMDVAPLGPANGQAVLLLHGKNFFGAYWEGTIQALSAAGYRVVVPDQIGFGRSPKPDLHYSFELLAQTTKALLDSLGVAKVVVVGHSMGGMLAVRYALLYPAATARLVLENPIGLEDYRVKVPFTSVDATYKSMLAPTREGLDRFYRSYFATWRPEFGVWADLAWRATLSGEWPRAAKASALTYDMIYTQPVVQDLPRLAVPTLLVIGQADRTTLGRGALKPEVLATLGRYPELGRHAQAAIPGAKLVELAGVGHIPHLEAPERFHAALLAFLK from the coding sequence ATGCTCCCGCCCATGCCCCGCGCCATCCTCGTGCTCCTGTTGCTGCTCGCCGCCCCGGCCTTCGCCCAGGACGCGGCTCCGGAACCCCTGGGCGTGGCGCTGGAGAACCATCCCTATCCCCATCCCGTGCGCTTCTTCCCGGTGACGGTGGAGGGGCAGGATCTGCGGATGGCCTACATGGATGTGGCACCGCTTGGCCCCGCCAACGGTCAGGCGGTGCTGCTGCTCCACGGAAAGAACTTCTTCGGGGCCTACTGGGAGGGCACGATCCAGGCCCTGTCGGCGGCGGGGTACCGGGTGGTGGTGCCGGATCAGATCGGCTTCGGCCGGTCGCCCAAGCCCGACCTCCACTACAGCTTCGAGCTGCTGGCGCAGACCACGAAGGCCCTGCTGGACAGCCTGGGCGTGGCGAAGGTGGTGGTGGTGGGCCACTCCATGGGCGGCATGCTGGCGGTGCGCTATGCGCTGCTCTATCCGGCGGCCACGGCGCGGCTGGTGCTGGAGAACCCCATCGGCCTGGAGGACTACCGCGTGAAGGTGCCCTTCACCAGCGTCGATGCCACCTACAAATCCATGCTCGCGCCCACGCGGGAGGGGTTGGATCGCTTCTACCGCTCGTACTTCGCCACCTGGAGGCCCGAGTTCGGGGTCTGGGCCGACCTGGCTTGGCGGGCGACGCTCAGCGGCGAGTGGCCTCGGGCGGCCAAAGCTTCCGCCCTGACCTACGACATGATCTACACCCAGCCCGTGGTGCAGGACCTGCCGCGCCTGGCCGTGCCCACGCTGCTGGTCATCGGGCAGGCGGATCGCACGACGCTGGGGCGCGGGGCGCTGAAGCCCGAGGTGCTGGCGACGCTGGGCCGCTATCCCGAGCTGGGGCGCCATGCGCAGGCCGCCATCCCCGGCGCGAAGCTCGTGGAGCTCGCGGGCGTGGGCCACATCCCCCATCTGGAGGCGCCGGAGCGCTTCCACGCGGCGCTACTGGCGTTCCTGAAGTAG
- a CDS encoding C40 family peptidase: MKMGRGAGKILMALLVLTAACSRAPHPLPERTPPERPRGTAARALPRLGYTLQAGAFAKVENAARFAESLQAQGLEATYYASGEGLYRVRFGDFATREKARARGEALKRAGVIEAFWVVAPDGSAPGASGRPQIHPADERGLRASLVETARGYLGVPYLFGGTTERGFDCSGLTGAVYRLNGLRLPRSSQAQFEAGSPVDLEQARAGDLLFFAPGGGRVSHVGLYVGQGAFIHAPSAGRGICQDQLSDRYYQKAFVGARTYL; the protein is encoded by the coding sequence ATGAAGATGGGGCGGGGAGCCGGGAAGATCCTCATGGCCCTGCTGGTGCTGACGGCGGCCTGCAGCCGCGCGCCACACCCCCTGCCGGAGCGGACCCCACCGGAGCGGCCCCGGGGCACGGCCGCCCGGGCCCTCCCGCGCCTGGGCTACACGCTGCAGGCGGGGGCCTTCGCCAAGGTGGAAAACGCCGCGCGCTTCGCGGAGTCCCTGCAGGCCCAGGGACTGGAGGCCACCTACTACGCTTCGGGCGAAGGCCTCTACCGGGTGCGCTTCGGCGATTTCGCCACCCGGGAGAAGGCGCGGGCCAGGGGCGAGGCCCTGAAGCGTGCGGGCGTGATCGAGGCTTTCTGGGTGGTGGCGCCGGACGGTTCGGCTCCGGGGGCTTCGGGCCGCCCGCAGATCCACCCGGCGGACGAGCGGGGCCTGCGGGCCAGCCTGGTGGAGACCGCCCGGGGCTACCTGGGCGTGCCCTACCTGTTCGGGGGCACCACGGAGCGGGGGTTCGACTGCTCGGGCCTCACGGGGGCGGTCTACCGGCTGAACGGACTGCGGCTGCCGCGCTCGTCCCAGGCCCAGTTCGAGGCGGGCAGTCCGGTGGATCTGGAGCAGGCCCGGGCGGGGGACCTCCTCTTCTTCGCCCCAGGGGGCGGGCGGGTGAGCCATGTGGGGCTGTATGTGGGGCAGGGGGCTTTCATCCATGCCCCTTCGGCGGGGCGGGGGATCTGTCAGGATCAGCTTTCGGACCGCTACTACCAGAAGGCCTTCGTGGGGGCCCGGACCTACCTCTAG
- a CDS encoding cold-shock protein → MAQGTVKWFNAEKGFGFITPDDGGADLFVHHSAIETTGFRTLDENQRVSFQVGQGQKGPQATNVNKL, encoded by the coding sequence ATGGCTCAGGGAACCGTTAAGTGGTTCAACGCCGAAAAGGGTTTCGGATTCATCACCCCCGATGACGGTGGTGCGGATCTGTTCGTTCATCACTCCGCGATCGAGACCACGGGCTTCCGCACCCTGGACGAGAATCAGCGCGTCAGCTTCCAGGTTGGTCAGGGCCAGAAGGGCCCCCAGGCGACCAACGTCAACAAGCTGTAA